The stretch of DNA CCCCCGGACCGCAGCTCACGCGCTTCAACCTGTGCCCGAAGAAACGGCGTGAGGGAACTGTGCTCCGGCGGCGACGACGTGACATCGCCGCGTTCGGTGGCGAGCAGTCGATCCGTCGTAGCCGCCGACATCGCGATCGCCTCGTCGAGAGTCGTGGCGTCACCGGAACGCGCGATGCCAAACGCACTACACAGCTGCCGATCGAGTTCGTTGAGCGTCGCAATTATCACCCGCGTGTTCACCGTGAGTCCGTCCCCGCGGCGATGCCGGCATAGACCGCCACCGCCGCTGCTCTACTCGACGTATTGAGTTTCTTTGCAATGTGTTTCAGATGCGACTTCACGGTCCCCTCCGAAATCACCAGGCACCGGGCGATCTGCCCATTGGTGGCCCCGGTCGCCACATGGGACATGATTTCGCGTTCCCGGGCGGTCAACGATATCGACGCGGGATGGTCGCGGCGCAGGGAAGCATGGTGCCGCGGGGCGGTCATAGTGCCGGCCATTGACCACAACGACGATCGGCCCGTCCTGCTCAGCAATTCGTCGACGTTGCCACAGAGGCTGTCGACTTCCCGGCGCTGTTGGGTGGCCTTTTCTTCTAGCACCGCGCTCTCGAACGCCACCGCCAGACACTCAGCGAAGGCCTCCAGCTGTTCAAGGTGCTCCTTCGTCACGACACCGGCGGGCTCGGGACGGTCGGCGTGCAGGATGCCAATTGCTCTGCCCTGCACGGTGATCGGGGCGGCAATGTACCCGAAACAGCCGGAAACCTCGACGAGCTCCTTGAAGGTACGCTTGTCGTCCTGCGGCTTGGGTACGAACGCGCCGCATCTCTTGCGCACGAGATCTGTCTCCAGCGGAGCGTCGGCCAACTGGATGTGCGCACCTTCGACATACCTACGGAACGGCTGCGAGTTGGGATCGACCTCTTCGCGTTCTGCGATATGCAGGTATTGGGGCACCCACAGCGAGCCTCGCACGGTGGAGATCATGGTCCGCGCGAACGCCAACTCTCGACTCAAGACCATCGGTGCGGCAGTGATCATTTCGTCGGGAGGTAGTCCCCGCAGACTGCGTAGAGCGTTCCGAATCTCCGACAGCGATCTGACCTTTCGGGACAGATCGTGATCGAGCTGCTCGCAACGCAATCTCAGGATCGAGATCAACAGTTCGCCGGTTGCCACCGACTCGTCGCAAGGTTCGGCTAACGCGTTGTGCTCGGCGATACGCCGCGCCAGATCAGTCAACCGGGGTTCGGCGTCGGCCGGCGCCAAGTCGGCGGGCGTTAGCTCCAGAACATCGCTGGCCGCCGACACGACCGCCGCGACACGCCTATCCAACGTCGGCGCCTGCGTGCTGGGCGCCATGAACAACGGAGCCACCATCACAAACCTCCTGTCCGCCTGAGATCCCCAACCCTACGGTCAGACCATTAGACCAAAAGTATAGCTACGTGTCACGCGCGTCACAACGTATTGACAAAAGTGAGGTAGACGCCAACAAGGGCGTCAATATTCACCTGGCCGCGGTAGACGCGACATTCTTGCACCCCGATACCGGTGATGGTCTAATGGTCAGGCCATAAGGAGGCGGGTGTGCACGCAGCGATAATGCATGAGTTCGGGGCCGCCGAGGTGTTGCGCCCTGGCGAGTTCCCCGACCCGGCCGCGCGGCCGGGCTGGGTGACGGTGGCGCTGCAGGCCAGCGCGCTGAACTGGCATGACGTGCTTGTGAGGCAGGGCCGCTACCGCTCGCCCTTGCCGCACATCATCGGCGCCGACGGCGCTGGCGTGCGCACCGACACTGGCGAGCACGTCGTGGTGCTGCCGTCGCTGAACTGGGGCGACCGCGAGGAATCGCCTGGCGAGAATTGGGAGATCCTGGGCGATCACACCCCGGGAACCTACGCCGAGCTGGTCAGCGTGCCGGCCGACTGTGTCGCCCCGAAGCCCCCCGGCCTGAGCTGGGCCGAAGCGGCGGCGCTGCCGCTGGTGGGACTAACCACCTACCGCGCGCTGTTCGTCCGCGGGCGGCTCCGTTCGGGCGAGTCGATGCTGGTGATCGGTGCCGGAGGAGGCATTGCGACGATGGCGGTCAACCTCGCGGTCGCTGCGGGGGCATCCATAACGGTCACCTCCTCGTCGGCCGAGACGATCGAGCGCGCAGTGTCGGCCGGCGCGCGCGGTGGGATGCTGCACAGCGACCCGGATTGGCCCGAGCATGCGCGCGCCATGTCACCTGGCGGTGCCGGATTCGACCTGGTGCTAGACCCCGTGGGCCGCTGGGAGGAATCCTTGGGAGCGCTGCGTGCGGGTGGGCGGCTGGTGGTGCTGGGCGCCAACGTCGCCCAAACCGCCGAGATGGACATCCGCAGCTTCTACTTCGGCCAGTTCGATCTGCTCGGAACGACCATGGGCAGCAGCAAAGACTTCACCAGTCTGCTGACCATGATCGACAGTCGTGAGGTGCGTGCGCCCGTGATCGATCGCGAGTTCCCGTTGGACCGAGCGGCCGAGGCGCACGAATACCTGGAAAACGAAAGGACTTTCGGAAAATGCGTGCTGACGCACGACTAGGAGGTGCGCCGTGACCGAGACGGCGGAGCTAGTAACCTACCGCGTCGAGCCCGCAGAAACCGGTGCCGACGGCCGGGTCGCCTACCTGACACTGAACGACCCACAACGACGCAACGCGTTGTCTGACGCCCTGCTGGATCAGCTAGGCGCGCTATTGAATCGCGCAGCGTGCGATTCCGCGGTCCGGGTCATCGTGCTCACCTCCTCGCACCCGCGTGTTTTCTCCTCCGGGGGCAACCTCGACGCGTTTGCCGACGAACGGGCCACGATCGTCAAATACGAAGGGCTGGCACGCTTCTCCACCCTCTACCGCACCCTGACCAGCATCGGCAAACCGATCGTATGCGCAGCCAACGGCGATGTGCTGGCCGGAGCGCTGGGCATTGCCCTGGCGTGCGACCTCGTCATCGCCAAGGAGTCGATCCGGCTGGGCTGTCCCGAAATCAACGTCGGCGCCTTCCCGTTCATGATTTCGGCGTTGATCTTTCGCGCCACGGGCCGGCTTGTCGCCAATGAACTGATGATGACCGGCCGGCTGCTCAGCGCCCCCGAGGCGGCCGCGGCCGGGCTGGTCAACAAGGTGGTGCCCGACGCCGAATTCGACGACGCCGTACGCGCCTGGGTGGCCGACATCGCCGGCAAGTCACCGTTATTGATGGGAATGGGCAAGCGTGCATTGGCCGCGAGCAGGGACCTGCCGCTGGATTCTGCGCTGGACTACCTTCAGGCCCAGCTCGCGCTTGCCTTCACCACTGACGACCTGACCGAAGGCGTGCGAGCCTTCAAAGAGAGGCGCCCCCCGCAGTGGCGCAACACGTGAGGACAGCGATCTATCCCCCATTCGAGTGATTGCCGGTTCGGTCTGACCATTCTACGATTGGACGAATTGGTGCCGCCGGTGCGCCGTCAGGAGGCCGGTCCGAGAACGAGGAATTGCGCGATGAAGCCCAGCCCGTACACCGACCGCTACAGTCCACAACAAGTCGAGGACTACTACCGCACGGGCCAGTGGTCCGCGGAGAATTTCCATGACCTGCTGGCCCTGCGGGCGCAGGAAAACCCCGACAAGGTCTTCGCGACGGACGGCACACGGTCGCTGACATTCGGGGAACTCTTCGACGCCGGTCAGCGCCTGGCCGTCGGTCTGCACCGCCAGGGCTTGCGACGCGGCGACGCCGCCGCCGTGCAGTTGCCCAACTGGGTCGAGTTCATCCAGGTGCTGGCCGCGCTGTCACGACTGGGCGTCATCATGGTCCCGATCATGCCGATCTACCGGCACGAGGACGTGGGCTACGTGCTGTCCAACGCTGGGATACGGACGGTGTTCACGCCGGCGCACTTCAGCAAATTCGGCTATCTGGACATGTATCTGGATCTGCGCCGAGAGCACCCGGACCTGACCATCGTCGTCGCCCGTCCCGACAGCGTCGCCCAGGCCGTGGTCGACGCCGACGACGCCGTGTTCGCTCTGCAGGACCTTGAGGCCGACACCGACGACGACAGCGCCCGACGCGAACTGAACGACCCGCCCAGTCCTGACGACCCGTTCGTCATCGTGTACACCTCCGGAACCACCTCGCGCCCAAAGGGCTGTGTGCACACGTTCAACACCTACTGTGCAGGCGCGCGCGCCCTGGTGGGGCCATTCGGCTACACCGACTCCGACGTTCAATTCGGGCCCTCACCCATCGCCCACACCACCGGGCTTGTCACCAGCGTGTTGGTGCCCATGCTCACCGGAGCGGCGACCCACGTTATGGCCAAGTGGGATCCGGCCCGCGGCATCGAGGAGATTTCCCGCTTCGGCTGCACCGCGGCCGTGACGGCCCCGACGTTTCTGCAGACCCTGTTGTCGGAATACGACACGGCACGCCACGATCTGTCATCGCTGCGACTGTGGACGTGCGCAGGCGCCCCGATTCCCGCCGCGGTCGTGGAGCGGGCCGGCGCAACGCTTCCCAACATCAAGGTGCTCAGCCTCTACGGCCGCAGCGAAAACCTGGTCACCACTACCTGTTCAGTAGACGACGACGTAACACGCGCCTTGACCTCCGACGGCACGCCGGTGCCGGGTGCCGAAGTCAAGATCGTCGACGACAGCGGTAGCGAGGTACCTCGCGGCGCCGAGGGCGACATCGCTTACCGCGGGCCCGCCCACATGATCGAATACCTCGACAACGCCGAGGAAACCGCGGCGTTGTTCACCCCGGACGGCTTCTCCAAGTCCGGCGATCTCGGCAGGATGACCGACGACGGATACGTGCGGGTAACCGGCCGGACAAAGGACATCGTCATCCGCGGCGGCATGAACATCAGCGTTCGCGAAATCGAGGACCATCTGGCCCACCATCCCGCACTGCGGGCCTACTCGGTGGTCGGCATGCCCGACGAGCGCCTCGGCGAGAAAGTGTGCTGCTTCGTGGTCACCGCTTCAGGACATGACGCCCCCACTGTCGAGGAACTGCGCGAGTTCCTGCTCGAGAAGGGCATGCCGATCCAAAAAACACCAGAACGTGTTGTGGCCGTGCCCGCCCTGCCGATGACGGCGACCGGCAAGGTACTCAAACATGAGCTGCGCAAAGACATCGAACGGCGCCTCCACGAGGAAGCCGCACAGGCCAGACAAGTTGCGAGTGCCAACTGATGGACCTCAAAGACAGCCCCGCCGAGGCTGAATTCCGAGCCAAAGCACGCGCCTGGCTGCAGGACACGGTGCCGCAGCTGGGCGGGCCCGAACCCGCGCGCCTGGAGGACAAGCTCGACTACTGGCGCAACTGGCAGCGGCTTCTGTTCGACGCCGGCTATGCAGGCCTGTCCTGGCCGACGGAATACGGTGGCGGAGGCGCGGACGCCAAACTGCGCGCGATCTTCAATGAGGAACTCGATCGGGCCGGCGCACCCGAACGGCTCAACATCATCGGCGAGGACTTCGCAGGACCGACGATCATCCAGTTCGGCACCCCCGAGCAGCAGCAGCGCTACCTGCGACCCATCCTCACCGGCGACGAGCTGTGGTGTCAGCTGTTCTCCGAACCCGAGGCGGGCTCCGACCTGGCCTCCTTGCGAACCTCGGCCACCAAGGTGGACGGCGGGTGGCGCATCCAGGGCCAAAAGATCTGGACCAGCCGCGCCCAGCTGGCGGCCCACGCGATCCTGCTGGCGCGAACCGGCGGCGGAGAGCGCCATCGCGGAATCACCTATTTCCTGCTGCCCATGGACGCCGCCGGCGTCGAAGTCCGTCCTCTGTCACACATGCTGGGCGAGGCCGAATTCAACGAAGTTTTCCTCGACGACGTGTTCGTCCCCGACGAGGGTGTCCTCGGGGAGGTCGACGACGGCTGGAAAGTCGCGATGGGCACCCTGGCCTTCGAGCGGGTAGCGATTGCCACCGGTCGGGTCAACACCACCGGCGCGGTCAACGACCTGATCGAGGAGATCGCCAACCGCACCACCGAGCAGGGCTCCCCGCTCGGCGCCGACCCGCTGGTGCGGCAACGGATCGCCGACCTCTACGGGCGGGCGCTGGTGCACTACCTGATCGGGCAGCGGGTGATCACCGGAGCGGCCGGGGACGGGCCGCCGGGTCCGGTGACCTCCATCGGCAAGCTGTTCTTCTGCCCGTTGGTCGAGGACATCGCAGATTTCGGGCTGGAGCTCGACGAGATGGGCGGCCAGTTCGCGCTCGCCGAAAAGGGTTCCGCCGACCCGTCGTCAGCCAATACCGCGCGGTGGCTGCGGTTGGCCTATCAGGCCCGCGGCACCGCCATCGCCGGTGGCTCGACGTTCATCCAGCGCAACATCGTCGCCGAGCGCATTCTCGGCATGCCGAAGAGCTGACATCCCGAGGTCAACGTGACGAGTTATCAGTGGAATCCGACCAACGCCTACATCGAAGGTGCCAACATCACACGGCTAGCCCGCGCGCACCGCCTCGCCGGCATCGACGAACTGCGGTCGCGTTCGGTTCAGGACGCGGCGTGGTATTGGGATGCCGTCGTCACCGATCTAGGCCTGCGGTTCCGCTCCCCCTACAGCCGAGTGTTGGATCTGCGCAACGGAATTGAACATCCCGACTGGTTCGTCGACGCGACACTGAATATCGTCGACTCCTGTCTGTTGCATTGGCGCGACGATGCTCCTCACCGCGTCGCCGTCGTGCACGAAGACGAGGCCGGCCAGGTACGCCAACTCACGTTCGCTCAGCTGGCAGACCAGGTGGCACGCGCCGCAAATGGATTGCGCGAGCTGGGAATCGGCCCCGGCGACGCCGTCGCGATATATCTGCCCATGATCCCCGAGGCGGTCATCGCCTGTTATGCGGTGGCCGCCCTCGGCGCGGTGCTGGTCCCGCTGTTCTCCGGTTTCGCCTCCGCGGCGATCGCCTCGCGCGTCGAAGACGCCGCGGCCAAGGCGGTCATCGTGGCCGACACCACCGTGCGGCGCGGGCGCGCGTTGCCGCTCCTACCACAAGTTAACGATGCACTGGCCCACTGCCCGAGCGTGCAGCACGTGGTCGTAGTACCCAACGGGGCAGAGGAACCCCCCAAATACGTTGGCGCGCAGATGGTTTTGTGGTCACAGCTGACCCACCGCGACGCCGCGCTGGTGCCAGTGGACCTCGACGCCATGCACCCGCTGCTGCTCGCGTACACATCGGGCACCACCGGCAAGCCCAAGGGGGCCGTGCACACCCACGCCGGTTTCCTGGTGAAGACGGCCAGCGAGGTCGCCTACTCATTCGATGTCAAACCCGGCGGCGTGTTCTGCTGGATCACCGACATGGGCTGGATCATGGGGCCGCTGTCGATATTCGGCACCCACGCCAACGGCGCGACACTGATGTTGTACGAGGGATCACCAGACAGACCCGACAACTCTCGGCTGTGGCGGCTCGTAGAGCGCCACCAAGTCACCATGCTCGGCGTGTCCCCCACCCTGGTGCGTGCGCTGCGCTCAGCTGACGTTTCCCAGATGCCCGACCTGTCAACGGTGCATGTGCTGGGCTCGACCGGCGAACCATGGGACCCCGAGTCCTACGAGTGGCTGGCCCGCGACGTGTTCGACGGACGCGTACCCGTGATCAACTTCTCCGGCGGCACCGAGGTCGGCGGATCGTTTCTCGCGCCATACCCGGTCGAACCCATTCGCAGTTGCTCATTAGGCGGTCCATCGCTCGGCATGGACGTCGACGTCCTCGACGACAACGGCCGATCCGTCCGCGGGCAGGTCGGCGAGCTCGTGTGCCGGCAGCCGTGGCCGTCGATGACGCGTGGGATTTGGCAAGACGACCACCGCTATATTCAGGCGTACTGGTCACGGTTCCCGAGCATCTGGACGCATGGCGACTTCGCGATGGTCGACGATGACGGTCAATGGTTCATTCTCGGGCGTTCCGATGATGTCATGAACGTGGCCGGTAAGCGGCTGGCGCCCGCAGAAGTGGAATCGGTGATGATCACCCATCCGCGAGTCGCCGAGGCGGCCGCGGTCGGTGTGCCCGATTCCGCCAAAGGGGAAGCGGTGTGGGCATTTTGGGTCTCGAGATACGACGACGTCGATCCCGAGACGGCCGATCAGGTGGGTGCTGAGCTAGCCGCTTTGGTCGCGCGCGAGCTTGGGAAGCCGTTCAAGCCGTCGCGGGTGTGGCAAGTCAGCGCGCTGCCCAAGACGCGATCGGCCAAGATCATGCGCCGCGCCATACGAGCCGCCGCGCTCGGCACAGATCCTGGGGACCTCTCCGGCGCCGAGAACCCCGACGCCGTCAGCGAGATTCGCCGACTCGTCGCAGACCAGACGACACCCCTCGACGTCAAGGCCAGGTAGCCTGCGCCGAAGTGGCACGGACCGCTTCAGACCTTTATGGGCGCGTGTATTTAGTCATCGACGATGATGGCGTCACGTTCGTCGACGGCAAGTGCCGCCTTGGCGTAGCTGTGGACATGGCGACGCATGCGGCGCGCGGCTGCCTCCGGGTCACCGTTGCGAATCGCGGTTGTGATCGATTTGTGTGCGCGTTGGGTGACGGAGCGCACACCGTCGTCGACGAACGCGGCATTCTCGGTTCCGGTATAGATGGCCTGCGACAACGCGGTCATGAATCCGATGAGTAGTTCGTTGTGGCCGGCCATGGCCACACCGACATGCCAGTCGAGATTGGCCTGCAGGAATGCCGGCAGGTCCGCGTCGGGATCGGCGATGTCCTTGTTCGCTTTGTCGAGCACCGCCAGGTCGTCATCAGTGCGGTTGCGCGCAGCCAGCTCGGCGCAGAACGGTTCGAGGGCTTCGCGGGTCTCCATCAGATCAGCCAGCCTGATCCTCTGACCGCGGATCATCATGCTCACCG from Mycobacterium sp. JS623 encodes:
- a CDS encoding AMP-binding protein; amino-acid sequence: MKPSPYTDRYSPQQVEDYYRTGQWSAENFHDLLALRAQENPDKVFATDGTRSLTFGELFDAGQRLAVGLHRQGLRRGDAAAVQLPNWVEFIQVLAALSRLGVIMVPIMPIYRHEDVGYVLSNAGIRTVFTPAHFSKFGYLDMYLDLRREHPDLTIVVARPDSVAQAVVDADDAVFALQDLEADTDDDSARRELNDPPSPDDPFVIVYTSGTTSRPKGCVHTFNTYCAGARALVGPFGYTDSDVQFGPSPIAHTTGLVTSVLVPMLTGAATHVMAKWDPARGIEEISRFGCTAAVTAPTFLQTLLSEYDTARHDLSSLRLWTCAGAPIPAAVVERAGATLPNIKVLSLYGRSENLVTTTCSVDDDVTRALTSDGTPVPGAEVKIVDDSGSEVPRGAEGDIAYRGPAHMIEYLDNAEETAALFTPDGFSKSGDLGRMTDDGYVRVTGRTKDIVIRGGMNISVREIEDHLAHHPALRAYSVVGMPDERLGEKVCCFVVTASGHDAPTVEELREFLLEKGMPIQKTPERVVAVPALPMTATGKVLKHELRKDIERRLHEEAAQARQVASAN
- a CDS encoding enoyl-CoA hydratase/isomerase family protein produces the protein MTETAELVTYRVEPAETGADGRVAYLTLNDPQRRNALSDALLDQLGALLNRAACDSAVRVIVLTSSHPRVFSSGGNLDAFADERATIVKYEGLARFSTLYRTLTSIGKPIVCAANGDVLAGALGIALACDLVIAKESIRLGCPEINVGAFPFMISALIFRATGRLVANELMMTGRLLSAPEAAAAGLVNKVVPDAEFDDAVRAWVADIAGKSPLLMGMGKRALAASRDLPLDSALDYLQAQLALAFTTDDLTEGVRAFKERRPPQWRNT
- a CDS encoding AMP-binding protein; amino-acid sequence: MTSYQWNPTNAYIEGANITRLARAHRLAGIDELRSRSVQDAAWYWDAVVTDLGLRFRSPYSRVLDLRNGIEHPDWFVDATLNIVDSCLLHWRDDAPHRVAVVHEDEAGQVRQLTFAQLADQVARAANGLRELGIGPGDAVAIYLPMIPEAVIACYAVAALGAVLVPLFSGFASAAIASRVEDAAAKAVIVADTTVRRGRALPLLPQVNDALAHCPSVQHVVVVPNGAEEPPKYVGAQMVLWSQLTHRDAALVPVDLDAMHPLLLAYTSGTTGKPKGAVHTHAGFLVKTASEVAYSFDVKPGGVFCWITDMGWIMGPLSIFGTHANGATLMLYEGSPDRPDNSRLWRLVERHQVTMLGVSPTLVRALRSADVSQMPDLSTVHVLGSTGEPWDPESYEWLARDVFDGRVPVINFSGGTEVGGSFLAPYPVEPIRSCSLGGPSLGMDVDVLDDNGRSVRGQVGELVCRQPWPSMTRGIWQDDHRYIQAYWSRFPSIWTHGDFAMVDDDGQWFILGRSDDVMNVAGKRLAPAEVESVMITHPRVAEAAAVGVPDSAKGEAVWAFWVSRYDDVDPETADQVGAELAALVARELGKPFKPSRVWQVSALPKTRSAKIMRRAIRAAALGTDPGDLSGAENPDAVSEIRRLVADQTTPLDVKAR
- a CDS encoding quinone oxidoreductase family protein, with the translated sequence MHAAIMHEFGAAEVLRPGEFPDPAARPGWVTVALQASALNWHDVLVRQGRYRSPLPHIIGADGAGVRTDTGEHVVVLPSLNWGDREESPGENWEILGDHTPGTYAELVSVPADCVAPKPPGLSWAEAAALPLVGLTTYRALFVRGRLRSGESMLVIGAGGGIATMAVNLAVAAGASITVTSSSAETIERAVSAGARGGMLHSDPDWPEHARAMSPGGAGFDLVLDPVGRWEESLGALRAGGRLVVLGANVAQTAEMDIRSFYFGQFDLLGTTMGSSKDFTSLLTMIDSREVRAPVIDREFPLDRAAEAHEYLENERTFGKCVLTHD
- a CDS encoding acyl-CoA dehydrogenase family protein; the protein is MDLKDSPAEAEFRAKARAWLQDTVPQLGGPEPARLEDKLDYWRNWQRLLFDAGYAGLSWPTEYGGGGADAKLRAIFNEELDRAGAPERLNIIGEDFAGPTIIQFGTPEQQQRYLRPILTGDELWCQLFSEPEAGSDLASLRTSATKVDGGWRIQGQKIWTSRAQLAAHAILLARTGGGERHRGITYFLLPMDAAGVEVRPLSHMLGEAEFNEVFLDDVFVPDEGVLGEVDDGWKVAMGTLAFERVAIATGRVNTTGAVNDLIEEIANRTTEQGSPLGADPLVRQRIADLYGRALVHYLIGQRVITGAAGDGPPGPVTSIGKLFFCPLVEDIADFGLELDEMGGQFALAEKGSADPSSANTARWLRLAYQARGTAIAGGSTFIQRNIVAERILGMPKS
- a CDS encoding LuxR C-terminal-related transcriptional regulator; amino-acid sequence: MVAPLFMAPSTQAPTLDRRVAAVVSAASDVLELTPADLAPADAEPRLTDLARRIAEHNALAEPCDESVATGELLISILRLRCEQLDHDLSRKVRSLSEIRNALRSLRGLPPDEMITAAPMVLSRELAFARTMISTVRGSLWVPQYLHIAEREEVDPNSQPFRRYVEGAHIQLADAPLETDLVRKRCGAFVPKPQDDKRTFKELVEVSGCFGYIAAPITVQGRAIGILHADRPEPAGVVTKEHLEQLEAFAECLAVAFESAVLEEKATQQRREVDSLCGNVDELLSRTGRSSLWSMAGTMTAPRHHASLRRDHPASISLTAREREIMSHVATGATNGQIARCLVISEGTVKSHLKHIAKKLNTSSRAAAVAVYAGIAAGTDSR
- a CDS encoding FadR/GntR family transcriptional regulator, which encodes MEPRSTVLLTPVDVPKASDVLARELRERILSGELVEGTALPAERELVKQTQMSRATVREALRILEVQNLVRVRAGRAGGAFVQRPTTKSMANSVSMMIRGQRIRLADLMETREALEPFCAELAARNRTDDDLAVLDKANKDIADPDADLPAFLQANLDWHVGVAMAGHNELLIGFMTALSQAIYTGTENAAFVDDGVRSVTQRAHKSITTAIRNGDPEAAARRMRRHVHSYAKAALAVDERDAIIVDD